The Acidianus infernus genome window below encodes:
- a CDS encoding FHA domain-containing protein, whose translation MTWKCPVCGYENLDDALFCIQCGTKKPDNIQQLTVPQQVTEQSSQSANQTTQAPKEQSIQQPTILESQSAQANNDQNQSSQQGTLQATQATASQSLQSVQNAQQVLQTQASTGKYYIIFIATPVSALNKSKLPLDFDVFESISIGRSPENVIVIPDPEISRRHAIISLEKDKLYIEDLNSTNGTYIYDGKIFQPIKGKQEIRPGSIIKLGSNTMLKIVIE comes from the coding sequence ATGACATGGAAATGTCCAGTTTGTGGATATGAAAATCTTGACGATGCACTTTTTTGCATTCAGTGTGGCACGAAGAAGCCAGATAACATTCAACAACTAACTGTTCCACAACAAGTTACTGAACAATCTTCTCAGTCTGCTAACCAAACAACTCAAGCTCCTAAAGAGCAATCTATTCAACAGCCAACTATTTTAGAGTCTCAATCAGCCCAAGCCAATAATGACCAAAATCAGTCTAGCCAGCAAGGAACTTTACAAGCTACACAAGCCACCGCTTCTCAGTCTTTACAATCAGTTCAAAATGCTCAACAGGTCTTGCAAACTCAGGCATCTACAGGAAAATATTATATAATCTTTATTGCTACTCCAGTTTCTGCATTGAATAAAAGTAAACTACCTTTAGATTTTGATGTATTTGAAAGTATATCAATAGGAAGAAGTCCGGAGAATGTTATAGTAATACCTGATCCAGAAATTTCTAGGAGGCATGCAATTATTTCTCTAGAAAAAGATAAATTATATATTGAAGATTTAAATAGTACTAATGGAACTTATATATATGATGGTAAAATATTCCAGCCAATAAAAGGTAAGCAAGAAATTCGTCCAGGAAGTATAATAAAACTAGGTAGCAATACTATGTTAAAAATTGTGATTGAATAA
- a CDS encoding DsbA family oxidoreductase: protein MIEIKFFHDVLCPYCFIATRRLMNVVKDYKDQVIVRHKSFMMISSLEDLKDIAPTIEEVRELFKNEFSILKKYIPDYDPEKVINKGKIGYVWSLPPQMACKAAEFQKGDEGHWEYYKRAQEKLFFEGEDITSDDVLIEIAKEVGLDVERFKEDFKSKKAKLAVIQDEEEAHAMGIHGVPAVLINDKWLIRGVQTEDYYRQVIEDLIKNGGEPKNVNLKAYWEQ from the coding sequence ATGATAGAGATAAAATTCTTCCATGACGTGCTATGCCCTTACTGCTTTATTGCGACTAGGAGATTAATGAACGTAGTGAAGGACTATAAAGATCAAGTTATTGTTAGGCATAAATCTTTTATGATGATATCTTCCCTTGAAGACCTAAAAGACATTGCTCCAACAATAGAAGAGGTTAGAGAGTTATTTAAAAACGAATTTTCTATACTAAAAAAATATATTCCAGATTATGATCCTGAAAAAGTAATAAATAAAGGTAAAATAGGTTATGTTTGGTCTCTTCCACCTCAGATGGCATGCAAGGCAGCAGAGTTTCAAAAAGGGGACGAAGGTCACTGGGAATATTATAAGAGAGCTCAAGAAAAATTATTCTTTGAAGGAGAAGATATAACTTCAGATGATGTACTAATAGAAATTGCTAAAGAAGTTGGGCTAGACGTTGAAAGGTTTAAAGAAGACTTCAAGTCAAAGAAGGCAAAATTAGCGGTAATACAAGACGAAGAAGAGGCACATGCAATGGGGATACATGGAGTACCGGCAGTTTTAATTAATGACAAATGGTTAATTAGAGGAGTTCAAACTGAAGATTATTATAGGCAAGTAATTGAAGATTTAATAAAGAATGGAGGAGAGCCTAAAAACGTTAACCTAAAAGCTTATTGGGAACAATGA
- a CDS encoding VWA domain-containing protein, with product MTLSLRVDVSHKYSFENEVRMIFKILLVPEKISIATGFHYIILLDASGSMEGLKIEKAKNGAIELFKKIPQGNKVTFIKFATNVDIVKEFSDPLDLTSEVQQITSGGQTSLFTALLIAFKIAVKYNMPAYILLLTDGNPTDVTDLKAYEKMNIPKNVQIISFGIGDDYNEELLKILSDRTGSVFYHIEEASEIPEKLPKAAKTKIAGKNIVVDIVTESSVKLLNYPSLPVKINAAEGVIKILGETIIPPKYSGNFMTIKVNYEDPAKNAQDALMHIITLKPAQDQQTFVSGINKDVIMEYEYYSTLQKYAEDVNAGNLVEATRTLKKMEELAQQTRRLEIIETTKRLSADLETTKRISSTEQTKRLSKEVSSEVTRKLRGE from the coding sequence ATGACGCTATCTTTGAGAGTAGATGTTAGCCATAAATACTCTTTTGAAAATGAAGTGAGAATGATATTCAAAATACTTTTAGTACCTGAAAAAATATCTATTGCTACAGGATTTCATTATATAATATTACTTGATGCTAGCGGATCTATGGAAGGCTTAAAAATAGAGAAAGCTAAAAATGGAGCAATTGAGCTATTTAAAAAAATACCACAAGGAAATAAAGTCACATTCATAAAATTTGCTACTAATGTCGATATTGTAAAAGAATTTTCAGATCCACTAGACCTTACTAGTGAAGTTCAGCAAATTACTTCTGGAGGTCAGACTTCATTATTTACTGCTCTATTAATAGCATTTAAAATAGCTGTTAAATATAATATGCCTGCTTATATTCTTTTACTTACTGATGGTAATCCTACTGATGTTACTGATTTAAAAGCATATGAGAAAATGAATATCCCGAAAAATGTTCAAATAATTTCATTTGGTATAGGTGATGATTATAATGAAGAACTTTTAAAAATTTTAAGTGATAGAACTGGTTCAGTGTTCTATCATATAGAGGAGGCATCAGAAATTCCAGAAAAATTGCCTAAAGCCGCAAAAACAAAAATAGCAGGCAAAAATATAGTAGTCGATATAGTTACAGAATCCTCCGTTAAGCTGTTAAATTATCCTTCGTTACCTGTTAAAATAAATGCAGCTGAAGGAGTAATTAAGATACTAGGAGAGACAATAATACCTCCAAAATACTCTGGAAATTTCATGACTATTAAGGTTAATTATGAAGATCCTGCAAAAAATGCTCAAGATGCCTTAATGCATATAATAACTTTAAAACCTGCACAAGATCAACAAACATTCGTTTCTGGCATAAATAAAGATGTTATAATGGAATATGAATATTATTCAACATTACAGAAATATGCAGAGGACGTTAATGCAGGAAATTTGGTGGAGGCAACTAGAACATTAAAGAAAATGGAAGAATTGGCACAACAGACTAGAAGGCTGGAAATCATTGAAACTACTAAAAGATTATCAGCTGATCTTGAAACTACTAAAAGGATAAGCTCTACAGAACAGACTAAAAGGCTTTCTAAGGAGGTATCAAGTGAAGTTACTAGAAAGTTGAGAGGAGAATAA
- a CDS encoding CBS domain-containing protein yields MFVKDVMSPDVIKVTKDTKIYDALNIMIRNNIRRLVVESNGIVTIRDIVYNWEKIDDTVDKIMTSDLQFIDKNSDLKEACRIVTAKGIGSLVVGNGDNIEGIITERDLIRYCKADINSFVQDIMNKNPLIISTDTTLAEVVEFMKQKYVRHAIVACNNLPCGVISTKDIGKALLAKKDLTKTEVSGFMSNNVFKVYPDDKIETARILMAEKNIGFLPVTSPKEILGSLSEREILAVLSI; encoded by the coding sequence GTGTTTGTTAAAGATGTCATGTCTCCTGATGTAATAAAAGTAACTAAAGATACAAAAATATACGATGCATTAAATATAATGATTAGAAATAATATAAGAAGACTTGTGGTCGAATCTAATGGAATAGTTACTATAAGAGATATTGTATATAATTGGGAAAAAATTGACGATACTGTAGATAAAATTATGACTTCTGATTTACAATTTATAGATAAAAATTCTGATTTAAAAGAAGCTTGTAGAATAGTAACTGCAAAAGGAATAGGATCTTTAGTAGTAGGCAACGGAGATAACATAGAAGGAATAATAACTGAAAGAGATTTAATAAGATATTGTAAGGCAGACATAAACTCGTTCGTGCAAGATATTATGAACAAAAATCCACTAATAATTTCAACAGATACTACATTGGCAGAAGTAGTAGAATTTATGAAACAAAAATATGTTAGGCATGCTATAGTTGCTTGCAATAATTTACCCTGCGGAGTTATATCAACTAAAGATATAGGAAAGGCTCTTTTAGCAAAGAAAGATTTAACAAAGACAGAAGTTTCTGGATTCATGTCTAATAATGTTTTTAAAGTGTATCCAGACGATAAAATTGAGACCGCAAGAATACTAATGGCTGAAAAGAACATAGGTTTCTTACCAGTAACTAGTCCAAAGGAAATATTAGGTAGCCTTAGTGAGAGAGAAATTCTTGCAGTCTTATCTATTTAA
- a CDS encoding AMP-binding protein has protein sequence MNPIYSRMREIHEYSLMYPEKFWDAVARELFWYKLYEKVIESHHPYYYWFKGGKINITYNILDIRKNSNKIALYWESENGENISLSYKQLYNLVSSFAGALTQLGLKKGDVVTIYMPMIPEAMVAMLACARIGVIHNVVFAGFGEKALRERIEIAGSKAIITADVGYRRGKEISYLDVVENATKDLSLIKITVPRGGKVVGHSFYDLLDAKKVDAVPMDSQDPLFILFTSGTTGKPKGVVHSVGPYTVWAYYHVKWLLNFDDTSTFFSTSDIGWINGHSYSTYGTLLNNGTLLWYEGVPDYPDPQVWWRLVEEYKVTDIWTAPTAIRLLMKYGSKIDHDISSLRMIASAGEILGEEAWKWLVEITSNKVYVIETWGQTENSGFITSPGGFYIGGIYYKKGSVGYPLPGINIAIYDDNGRELPPNTKGNIVIKSSAPAFMSSLWHDDERYRKYYEKFGVYLTGDYGYMDEEGYLYILGRIDDVIKVAGHRISPAEIENIVLSNEEIADAAVVGKKDEIKGNVLVVFASLKHGFLPSEELKNKIMSEIKKNYGGIAVIDDIIFVDKLPKTRTGKIMRRVLRALINNEELGDLSTLEEREAIEDLRKRLGEKIGK, from the coding sequence ATGAATCCGATTTATAGTAGGATGAGAGAAATTCATGAATATTCTTTAATGTATCCAGAAAAATTTTGGGATGCGGTAGCCAGAGAGCTATTTTGGTATAAACTTTATGAGAAAGTAATTGAATCTCATCATCCGTATTATTATTGGTTTAAAGGGGGTAAAATTAATATAACATATAATATTCTAGATATAAGAAAAAACAGTAACAAAATTGCGTTATATTGGGAAAGCGAAAATGGAGAAAATATATCTTTAAGTTATAAACAACTCTATAATTTAGTGTCCTCATTTGCCGGCGCACTAACTCAACTTGGTTTAAAGAAAGGTGATGTAGTCACTATCTACATGCCCATGATTCCAGAGGCAATGGTAGCAATGTTAGCCTGTGCAAGAATAGGAGTTATACATAACGTTGTCTTTGCGGGTTTTGGAGAGAAGGCATTAAGAGAAAGAATAGAAATAGCTGGTTCTAAGGCAATTATCACTGCGGACGTAGGATATAGAAGAGGTAAGGAAATTTCTTACCTAGATGTTGTTGAAAATGCTACTAAAGACCTTAGCTTAATTAAAATTACAGTGCCTAGAGGTGGTAAGGTAGTTGGTCACAGCTTTTATGACCTATTAGATGCAAAGAAAGTTGATGCTGTCCCCATGGACTCTCAAGATCCTCTCTTTATATTATTTACTTCTGGAACTACTGGCAAACCAAAAGGTGTAGTACATTCTGTGGGTCCATATACTGTTTGGGCTTATTATCACGTTAAATGGCTATTAAATTTTGACGATACTTCAACTTTCTTTTCAACTTCAGATATCGGCTGGATTAACGGTCACTCATATAGCACTTATGGAACATTACTTAATAATGGCACATTACTATGGTATGAGGGAGTTCCAGATTATCCAGATCCTCAAGTGTGGTGGAGACTAGTAGAAGAGTACAAAGTTACTGATATTTGGACTGCGCCAACTGCAATAAGATTACTCATGAAATATGGTAGTAAAATAGATCACGATATTTCCTCACTAAGAATGATAGCTAGTGCAGGCGAAATACTTGGAGAAGAAGCTTGGAAATGGCTAGTAGAAATAACTTCAAATAAAGTTTATGTTATAGAGACGTGGGGACAGACAGAAAATAGTGGTTTCATAACTTCTCCCGGAGGATTTTATATTGGCGGAATATATTACAAGAAGGGATCAGTAGGATATCCTTTACCTGGAATAAATATAGCTATTTATGATGATAATGGAAGAGAATTACCTCCTAATACTAAAGGAAATATTGTAATAAAATCTTCTGCTCCAGCATTTATGAGTTCCTTATGGCATGACGATGAAAGATATAGGAAATACTATGAGAAATTCGGCGTATATTTAACTGGCGATTATGGTTATATGGACGAGGAGGGATATCTGTATATTCTAGGAAGGATAGACGACGTAATAAAAGTTGCAGGGCATAGAATAAGTCCTGCGGAAATCGAAAATATTGTTCTCTCAAATGAAGAAATTGCAGATGCCGCAGTAGTAGGTAAAAAAGACGAAATTAAAGGAAATGTATTAGTAGTCTTCGCTTCATTAAAGCACGGCTTCTTACCTTCAGAAGAGCTTAAGAATAAAATAATGAGTGAAATTAAGAAAAATTATGGAGGTATAGCTGTAATTGATGATATTATATTTGTTGATAAATTACCTAAGACAAGGACTGGTAAAATTATGAGAAGAGTTTTAAGAGCTCTAATTAACAATGAGGAATTAGGGGACTTATCGACTCTAGAAGAAAGAGAAGCTATAGAAGATTTAAGAAAAAGATTGGGTGAAAAGATTGGAAAATAA
- a CDS encoding CoA transferase subunit A, protein MENKVTDIKSALDLIREGDTITISGMSIHRNPMGFIFELIKSGIRNLNFIDREPGLGLEVLLQNNVLKKVRIAMATLEWFGMLPSFRRKAESGEIEILEDTCGAFIAGIRAGAFGVPFMPVKGIIGSDLIKLHEKEGTWKIVDDPFSGEKIVLVKAITPDVAIIHVNKADPEGNAEIEGPVYEDEYKARASKKVIITAEELVDKSYFYKKRPNIYAEHVTAVVHMPRGAEPTSMFPLYDADYEKILNILGMT, encoded by the coding sequence TTGGAAAATAAGGTAACTGATATAAAATCAGCGCTTGATTTGATAAGAGAAGGCGATACAATAACAATTAGCGGAATGTCGATTCATAGGAACCCTATGGGGTTTATTTTTGAGTTAATAAAATCTGGCATAAGAAATCTAAATTTTATAGATAGAGAACCTGGATTAGGTTTAGAAGTTCTTTTACAAAATAACGTATTAAAGAAAGTTAGGATAGCCATGGCAACTTTAGAATGGTTTGGAATGTTACCTAGCTTTAGAAGGAAAGCAGAAAGTGGAGAAATAGAAATTTTAGAGGACACTTGTGGGGCTTTTATTGCTGGAATAAGAGCTGGAGCTTTTGGCGTTCCGTTTATGCCAGTTAAAGGAATAATTGGCTCAGATTTAATCAAACTTCATGAAAAAGAAGGCACATGGAAAATTGTTGATGATCCGTTTTCTGGAGAAAAAATAGTTCTAGTAAAAGCAATAACGCCAGACGTTGCAATAATACACGTAAATAAGGCAGATCCAGAAGGTAATGCAGAAATTGAAGGTCCAGTATATGAGGATGAATATAAGGCTAGAGCTTCTAAAAAAGTAATAATAACTGCAGAAGAACTCGTAGATAAGAGCTATTTCTATAAGAAAAGGCCTAATATTTACGCTGAACATGTAACTGCAGTAGTACATATGCCAAGAGGCGCAGAACCTACTAGCATGTTTCCTTTATATGATGCAGATTACGAGAAAATACTCAATATTCTAGGGATGACCTAA
- a CDS encoding cyclic nucleotide-binding/CBS domain-containing protein — MRTVKDYMNTPVFQVEANTSLQEVCKLMLERGIGSVLVTENGVPKGIFTDRDAVKAIASGFSPSDEVRVAATMGNLIVVDLNTDIVDAVSIMTKNKIRHLPVKDSEGNIVGILSIVDVSKAIQDLYK; from the coding sequence ATGAGAACTGTAAAAGACTATATGAATACTCCAGTTTTTCAAGTGGAAGCAAACACTAGCCTGCAAGAAGTTTGCAAATTAATGCTAGAAAGAGGTATAGGCTCTGTTTTAGTTACAGAAAATGGAGTGCCTAAGGGAATATTTACTGATAGAGATGCTGTAAAAGCTATAGCTTCAGGTTTTTCTCCGTCAGACGAAGTTAGAGTTGCTGCTACTATGGGCAATTTAATAGTAGTGGATCTTAATACAGACATAGTAGATGCAGTAAGCATAATGACTAAAAATAAAATTAGACATTTGCCGGTTAAAGATTCAGAAGGGAATATTGTAGGTATATTATCTATTGTAGATGTCTCAAAGGCTATTCAAGACCTTTATAAGTAA
- a CDS encoding metallophosphoesterase, whose amino-acid sequence MTWSESVIHEVLKLINEAHDFFMSNPLLLELPEKDSVAFIGDTHGALDVTEKVFRELYDKVDVLIFLGDYVDRGSQGIENLKLILRKMLENPKKVIVLRGNHESPLTNEFYGFKEEVLEKMGDYYEDFVNMFSVMPYAATINGYFCVHGGIARNLEDIKQINSLRRPDVNPDDEIAFEMLWNDPREELEGFVPNIRGEGTYFYGKDVTLKFLERNNLKGIIRGHEAVDGIRFEMDNRVITVFSSRYHGLGAGALVFNRGKLCKVPL is encoded by the coding sequence ATGACCTGGAGCGAAAGTGTGATACATGAAGTACTGAAATTAATTAATGAGGCTCATGATTTTTTCATGAGTAATCCTCTTTTACTTGAATTGCCAGAAAAAGATAGCGTAGCATTTATCGGAGACACTCACGGAGCTTTAGATGTAACAGAAAAAGTTTTTAGAGAATTATATGATAAAGTTGATGTACTTATATTTTTAGGGGATTACGTAGATAGAGGTTCACAAGGAATAGAGAATTTAAAATTAATTTTAAGAAAAATGTTAGAAAATCCAAAAAAAGTGATAGTATTAAGAGGAAACCATGAGAGCCCGCTAACTAACGAATTTTATGGCTTTAAAGAAGAGGTATTGGAAAAAATGGGAGATTATTACGAAGATTTTGTTAATATGTTCTCCGTTATGCCCTATGCTGCTACCATAAATGGATATTTCTGTGTACACGGGGGAATAGCGAGGAATTTAGAAGATATAAAACAAATAAATTCCTTAAGAAGACCGGACGTTAATCCAGATGATGAGATAGCTTTCGAAATGTTATGGAATGATCCTAGGGAAGAACTAGAAGGCTTTGTACCTAATATTAGAGGAGAAGGAACGTATTTTTATGGAAAAGATGTTACCTTAAAATTTCTTGAAAGAAATAACTTAAAAGGAATAATAAGAGGACATGAAGCTGTTGATGGAATTAGATTCGAGATGGATAACAGAGTAATTACAGTATTTTCCAGTAGATATCACGGTCTTGGTGCAGGAGCCCTAGTATTTAATAGGGGAAAATTGTGTAAAGTACCATTGTAG
- the trm10 gene encoding tRNA (adenine(9)-N1)-methyltransferase Trm10 codes for MSLALNLSLFLKKRGIDEIYINKVKRRGNSYLQDIAVNILLKGLKLRETEKLGKLKAEENNIKIFSGKGYEKVNYEISKDAKEDIQIDFPKFPIFIIDLSLWNRHSEEEKNKLLTQLACAVTSIRKYLWDYNLSINNFPQGFSLPFLNKVRFNVMPEGKTIILNPYGEIDATEELIRNTQTFIIGGIVDRSGWKYATYEMAKIAKYDFPHVKITLRGSTVGVPDRINKIIEIILRVYYGEKLENAILDLQSNADKFNRLLVEKQKGNLKEAIKWLKPSEKILRRLGIQSNSA; via the coding sequence ATGAGCTTGGCTCTAAATCTATCATTATTTCTGAAAAAAAGAGGAATAGATGAGATTTATATTAATAAAGTAAAGAGAAGGGGAAATTCGTATCTCCAAGATATTGCAGTAAATATTCTTTTAAAGGGGTTAAAACTAAGAGAAACTGAGAAATTAGGAAAGCTTAAGGCAGAAGAAAATAATATTAAAATATTTTCTGGCAAAGGTTATGAAAAGGTTAATTATGAGATATCTAAAGATGCTAAAGAAGACATACAAATAGATTTCCCTAAATTTCCGATTTTTATTATAGATTTATCTTTATGGAATAGACACTCTGAAGAAGAAAAAAATAAGCTACTGACACAGCTTGCATGTGCAGTAACCTCTATAAGAAAATATTTATGGGATTATAACTTATCAATAAACAATTTTCCACAAGGTTTTTCACTTCCGTTTTTAAATAAAGTAAGATTTAACGTGATGCCAGAAGGTAAAACAATAATACTTAATCCTTATGGAGAAATAGATGCAACTGAAGAATTAATTAGAAATACTCAAACGTTCATAATTGGTGGTATAGTAGATAGGTCTGGATGGAAATATGCCACATATGAAATGGCAAAAATTGCAAAATATGATTTTCCTCATGTTAAAATAACATTAAGAGGATCTACAGTAGGAGTTCCTGATAGAATAAATAAAATTATAGAAATTATACTCCGTGTGTATTATGGAGAAAAATTGGAAAACGCAATATTAGATTTGCAATCGAATGCCGATAAATTTAACCGTTTACTTGTTGAGAAACAAAAAGGGAATTTAAAAGAAGCTATAAAATGGTTAAAACCTAGCGAAAAGATACTTAGAAGATTAGGAATTCAATCAAATTCTGCTTGA
- a CDS encoding CoA-transferase, which yields MIDHVIKAIALSLDNGEKVYVGLNSIPAILGAFMARDFYGKTIRILGVAEADNPSEIKITPSTGNPFYVNDTPVLPTFESFDLAQKGKLDVMFLGPAQIDEETNVNLSVIGEYSKPKVRLPGGAATAYILPLVKKAILWNLKHSKSTLVKKVDFATGSAKFSKNRVIVVTNLGVLEYSREDKKWYVKYVYPWSNFTKIAENTAFQVYNAIQGVIDVNEEEKNFITKLDPDDLRSSLEY from the coding sequence ATGATAGATCATGTAATAAAAGCCATTGCATTAAGCTTAGATAACGGAGAAAAAGTTTACGTTGGATTAAATTCTATTCCAGCAATATTAGGTGCATTTATGGCAAGAGATTTTTACGGCAAGACGATAAGAATATTAGGCGTAGCCGAGGCAGACAATCCATCAGAAATAAAAATAACTCCTTCCACTGGCAATCCGTTTTATGTTAATGATACTCCAGTCTTACCTACATTCGAGTCATTTGATTTAGCTCAAAAAGGAAAATTGGACGTAATGTTTCTAGGTCCCGCCCAAATAGATGAGGAAACTAATGTTAACTTATCTGTAATAGGAGAATATTCTAAACCTAAAGTTAGATTACCAGGAGGAGCTGCAACAGCTTACATATTACCGCTCGTTAAAAAGGCTATACTATGGAATTTAAAACATAGTAAATCTACTTTAGTAAAGAAAGTAGATTTTGCTACTGGCAGCGCTAAGTTTTCTAAGAATAGAGTTATTGTAGTTACAAATCTTGGCGTTTTAGAATACTCTAGAGAAGATAAAAAATGGTATGTAAAATACGTGTACCCATGGAGTAATTTTACAAAAATTGCCGAAAATACTGCTTTTCAAGTTTATAATGCAATCCAAGGAGTTATAGACGTTAACGAGGAAGAAAAGAACTTTATTACAAAGTTAGATCCAGACGATCTTAGGTCATCCCTAGAATATTGA
- a CDS encoding RidA family protein → MKEIIYTEKAPRPIGPYSQAVKMGNLIFISGQIPLDPKSNNVVNGGIKEQTAQVLENIKAILEAAGSGLDKVLMSFVYLKNMNDFQGFNEVYSMYFKDNPPARVTVEVSKLPKDVLIEIAVVAGI, encoded by the coding sequence ATGAAAGAAATAATCTATACTGAAAAAGCTCCAAGGCCTATAGGTCCATATTCTCAAGCAGTAAAAATGGGTAATCTAATATTTATATCGGGGCAAATTCCATTAGATCCTAAGTCAAATAATGTTGTTAATGGCGGAATAAAAGAGCAGACTGCTCAAGTTTTAGAAAATATTAAAGCGATATTAGAAGCAGCCGGTTCAGGGTTAGATAAGGTTTTAATGAGCTTCGTTTATCTAAAAAACATGAACGATTTTCAAGGTTTTAACGAAGTATACTCCATGTATTTTAAAGATAATCCTCCTGCAAGAGTTACAGTAGAAGTATCAAAATTACCTAAAGACGTTCTAATAGAAATAGCTGTTGTGGCGGGCATTTAA
- a CDS encoding VWA domain-containing protein has protein sequence MTISLKIKTSHKYVSRNDRNEVGILIYIVPEKYSVNANIRYIIAVDNSPSMKDHNKFETAVNSAQTLLSHIPSANNVIIILFSNHPEIIYNGPGGNQVSIPRKFGGTTRLHEAIRKILEIASDGIPTKAILLTDGKPTDKTNVSDYEALQIPTNLTFISIGIGKDYNEVILKRLSDKSAGVFYHIEDVSQMPNVLEEQRTTSTYALNLTLDLPQGFYPFNYELPIFIPIVDKLIAIYGTMIIDPGNLPVNLTFTANYTDPVDSQYKVISSTITLERAEDDIVRSTINSDVLAEIKYYRLLKEYGDMLAKGKDTTRIMAELMQTAKETGNQALIEETQKLTGYAKADLSEVTKKMRS, from the coding sequence TTGACTATCTCATTAAAAATCAAAACTTCTCATAAATATGTTAGTAGAAATGACAGAAACGAAGTTGGAATATTAATTTATATTGTACCAGAAAAATACTCTGTAAATGCAAATATTAGATATATTATTGCAGTTGACAATAGTCCATCTATGAAGGATCATAATAAATTTGAGACAGCAGTTAATTCTGCCCAAACTTTACTTTCTCATATACCTTCAGCTAATAACGTAATTATAATTTTATTTTCTAATCATCCAGAGATTATATATAATGGTCCTGGAGGAAATCAAGTCTCTATACCAAGGAAATTTGGAGGAACCACTAGATTACATGAAGCAATAAGAAAAATCCTTGAGATAGCTAGTGACGGAATACCAACTAAAGCTATACTTCTGACTGATGGAAAGCCTACCGATAAAACTAATGTAAGTGACTATGAAGCGTTACAAATACCTACTAATTTAACGTTTATATCTATAGGAATTGGTAAAGATTATAACGAAGTAATACTTAAGAGGCTATCTGACAAGTCTGCTGGAGTTTTTTACCATATAGAAGATGTTTCACAGATGCCTAATGTCTTAGAGGAGCAGAGGACAACTTCTACATATGCTCTAAATTTAACTCTTGATCTTCCTCAAGGATTCTATCCATTTAATTACGAGTTACCAATATTTATACCTATAGTTGATAAACTAATAGCTATTTATGGTACAATGATAATAGACCCAGGAAATTTACCAGTTAATTTGACTTTTACAGCTAATTACACTGATCCTGTAGATTCTCAATATAAAGTAATATCAAGTACAATTACTTTAGAAAGAGCAGAAGATGATATCGTTAGATCAACAATAAATTCGGATGTTCTAGCAGAAATTAAGTATTACAGACTATTAAAAGAATACGGAGATATGCTTGCTAAAGGCAAAGATACTACTAGAATAATGGCCGAATTAATGCAAACTGCTAAAGAAACTGGAAACCAAGCACTAATAGAAGAAACGCAGAAGCTTACAGGATATGCTAAGGCTGATTTATCTGAAGTGACAAAGAAAATGAGATCATGA